In one window of bacterium DNA:
- a CDS encoding DUF362 domain-containing protein — protein sequence MKRREFLVTAASTAAALYGFEKDAVGKPVMDYEPDGKLESTGLRIRDVVEILKKGEKNNTTPVIREEILENPNAVFIVYAGINNEKDDNGKWKHCNDQFEHLGNRVGELVFRKGTVKGGRTILHTNLVGGIRGANPTFINGNIVHPYFTVGMADILHGLGNTNTATTTRGALYHPQIVESGLEDLLNAHNLPLIEAHVAHFEDYDKSELMWHKNPEGVIARRFPTYKPLFQKGTTLINIAHAHTHPVGLTTLTIKNHMGMMPRGYGHICDAWVSLDLTRKTFMDDFNRDYRIPVEKSYVKHAEMGYKYWDQGDFYKSYKSQGGYDAFMKVYKVYEKSEGDERKKAFEQLHTIASPLTFWIEQWAQRICDCRQVLPEPDLNMVEGVFPAEYGGGEASIIHSDFITIGRSVVAVDAITSYIMGHDPRELPYLRIAKERGLGENDIEKIPIYILSEKGLEKVSDYRTLKRTPIGIYALDHGRDSKRIRALGPCFY from the coding sequence ATGAAACGACGTGAATTTTTAGTGACTGCAGCGTCTACCGCAGCAGCATTATATGGATTTGAAAAAGATGCTGTAGGGAAACCCGTAATGGACTATGAGCCCGATGGGAAACTCGAAAGCACCGGCTTGAGAATCAGGGACGTAGTTGAAATCCTCAAAAAAGGCGAAAAGAATAATACAACCCCGGTTATTCGTGAAGAGATTCTTGAAAATCCCAATGCAGTTTTCATTGTCTATGCAGGTATCAACAATGAAAAAGACGATAATGGGAAATGGAAACATTGCAACGATCAGTTCGAACATCTCGGAAATCGTGTCGGGGAGCTGGTGTTCAGAAAGGGAACCGTCAAAGGCGGTAGAACAATCTTACACACTAACCTTGTAGGGGGAATCAGAGGGGCCAATCCCACTTTTATTAATGGGAATATTGTTCACCCCTATTTCACTGTCGGAATGGCTGATATACTCCATGGCCTCGGCAACACAAACACTGCCACAACCACCCGTGGCGCCCTTTACCACCCGCAGATTGTGGAGTCCGGTCTCGAAGACTTGTTGAATGCCCATAATCTTCCCTTGATCGAGGCACATGTTGCGCACTTCGAGGATTATGACAAGTCCGAACTGATGTGGCATAAAAACCCCGAAGGTGTCATTGCCCGGCGTTTCCCTACGTATAAACCCCTTTTTCAGAAGGGAACGACATTAATTAACATTGCCCATGCCCATACGCACCCGGTCGGTCTTACCACACTCACAATCAAAAACCACATGGGAATGATGCCGAGGGGTTACGGACATATATGCGATGCATGGGTCAGCCTCGATTTAACCCGTAAGACTTTCATGGATGATTTTAACCGCGATTACAGAATTCCTGTTGAAAAATCATATGTAAAGCATGCTGAAATGGGATATAAGTATTGGGATCAGGGAGATTTTTACAAGTCTTACAAATCCCAGGGTGGTTATGATGCTTTTATGAAAGTGTACAAAGTTTACGAAAAGAGCGAGGGCGATGAGAGGAAGAAAGCTTTTGAGCAGCTTCATACTATCGCCAGTCCCCTGACGTTCTGGATCGAACAGTGGGCTCAGCGGATATGCGATTGCCGCCAGGTTCTGCCGGAACCGGATTTAAATATGGTAGAAGGAGTATTCCCGGCGGAATACGGAGGAGGAGAAGCCAGTATTATCCATAGTGATTTTATAACCATAGGCCGGTCTGTGGTGGCAGTGGATGCGATTACCTCCTACATCATGGGCCATGATCCCCGGGAACTTCCTTACCTGAGAATCGCTAAAGAGAGGGGTTTGGGCGAAAATGATATCGAAAAAATCCCCATTTATATCCTGAGTGAAAAAGGTCTGGAAAAAGTTTCCGATTACCGGACATTAAAGCGTACTCCCATTGGTATTTACGCCCTTGACCACGGCCGTGACAGTAAAAGAATAAGAGCACTCGGACCTTGTTTCTATTGA
- a CDS encoding DUF362 domain-containing protein, which translates to MVKRRDFIKTGMAALPGLAVLAGSVHAAPKSIESPGGRADPGINLVKDGISYAEKHKKGNIPPVLREEILDNPRAVFLIRTNIDLQREQDGKFPAAKEKFQLAGYDTALRMFRKGTIKGGTTYIKPNFVGGFNDDERSLNCGHSTHPSFVVGFCDGLKGLGNTNIIVGSNGAASHEQFVQSGISEMMRDHGVCFTEGGRALYKWGDYKKSDITWIDYPEGVVMKKIPFFKLVQEKDTTLIDMAKTRNNLVCFTTLTIKNFQGTMPVGYMHICNPWHPGAGHGNNNTWSIKNAMSLQPSVQVFNPDYQKEIERLYVKHAQMGYKYWDIGGQAKAYFDAGGWEAYKNNTFKPDMTLFWEEQWSQRILDVVSNVKPYVVMVEGITGADGAGALHLNNFITISCSMVECDAVTAWLMGQDPRELPYLRNANERGLGNNNIETITIYEITKDGIERINDYRTLPRGHMGADIYGLTRKDLRFF; encoded by the coding sequence ATGGTAAAACGTCGCGATTTCATAAAAACGGGCATGGCTGCGCTCCCGGGGCTGGCGGTATTAGCCGGAAGTGTTCATGCTGCCCCCAAAAGCATCGAAAGCCCGGGAGGGAGGGCTGATCCCGGAATAAACCTCGTGAAGGACGGTATATCCTACGCCGAAAAACACAAAAAAGGTAACATACCTCCCGTTCTAAGGGAGGAAATTCTGGACAATCCCCGTGCGGTGTTCCTTATCCGCACGAATATCGATTTACAGCGTGAACAGGACGGAAAGTTTCCTGCGGCAAAGGAAAAATTCCAGCTCGCCGGTTATGATACGGCGCTCAGGATGTTCCGTAAAGGTACGATAAAAGGCGGAACCACCTATATAAAACCCAATTTTGTCGGCGGTTTCAACGACGATGAACGGAGCCTGAACTGCGGGCATTCGACGCATCCGTCGTTTGTCGTCGGATTCTGTGACGGTTTGAAGGGATTGGGAAATACCAATATCATAGTCGGCTCGAACGGCGCGGCGAGCCACGAACAATTCGTGCAGTCCGGTATCAGTGAAATGATGCGCGACCACGGAGTTTGTTTCACCGAAGGCGGCCGTGCTCTTTATAAATGGGGAGATTACAAAAAATCGGATATTACCTGGATAGACTACCCGGAAGGGGTCGTGATGAAGAAAATTCCTTTTTTCAAGCTTGTCCAGGAAAAAGATACGACCCTTATCGACATGGCAAAAACACGCAATAATCTTGTATGTTTTACCACTCTCACGATTAAAAACTTTCAGGGTACCATGCCCGTAGGTTATATGCATATCTGCAATCCGTGGCATCCTGGAGCCGGCCATGGTAATAATAACACATGGTCGATAAAGAATGCAATGAGCCTTCAGCCGTCAGTACAGGTATTCAATCCGGATTATCAAAAGGAAATCGAGCGTCTATACGTCAAACATGCCCAGATGGGTTACAAGTACTGGGATATCGGCGGGCAGGCTAAAGCGTACTTTGACGCCGGCGGATGGGAAGCATACAAGAATAACACGTTCAAACCCGATATGACATTGTTCTGGGAGGAGCAGTGGAGCCAGAGAATTCTGGATGTTGTTTCGAATGTCAAGCCGTACGTTGTAATGGTCGAAGGTATAACGGGCGCTGATGGCGCCGGGGCGCTTCACCTGAATAATTTCATTACCATTTCGTGCTCCATGGTTGAGTGCGATGCTGTAACCGCATGGCTCATGGGACAAGACCCTCGAGAGCTGCCCTATCTGAGGAACGCCAATGAGCGGGGACTTGGAAACAACAATATTGAAACCATTACCATTTATGAAATCACGAAAGATGGCATAGAACGGATAAACGATTACCGGACGCTGCCTCGTGGTCATATGGGAGCCGATATCTATGGTCTTACCAGAAAAGATCTGCGGTTCTTTTAA
- a CDS encoding RidA family protein — protein sequence MIRNTGIIFTGVFSFFILMAGCGSNDQHIRALAREEAQKMFDEYKQSYKPEKFEFGVFWEKDYSFSQATRVGNMIFLAGQLPHDTEVDKDGVPLRDFQTGRSFEVQLRQTLENMKKVLASHGATMDDVVFLQHFVDTQAGNNKAGDYLPVLSKLIKEYFPKGLQGMTCVEVDNLYGEEQLIESNAIAVVR from the coding sequence ATGATACGGAATACGGGTATTATATTTACCGGTGTTTTTTCGTTTTTTATCCTGATGGCGGGGTGCGGGAGCAATGATCAGCATATCAGGGCACTTGCACGTGAAGAAGCCCAAAAGATGTTTGATGAATACAAACAATCGTATAAACCCGAAAAATTCGAATTCGGCGTATTCTGGGAAAAGGATTATTCATTTTCACAGGCTACGAGAGTGGGTAATATGATCTTTCTGGCGGGACAGCTTCCGCACGATACTGAAGTCGACAAGGACGGAGTACCGCTGAGAGACTTCCAGACCGGCCGGAGTTTCGAGGTCCAGCTGCGTCAAACGCTCGAGAATATGAAAAAAGTACTCGCCAGTCATGGGGCTACCATGGATGATGTCGTTTTTTTACAGCATTTTGTCGATACGCAAGCGGGTAATAATAAAGCCGGGGATTATTTGCCTGTTTTATCTAAACTTATAAAAGAATATTTTCCAAAGGGGCTGCAGGGTATGACCTGTGTCGAGGTTGACAACCTCTATGGAGAAGAACAATTGATCGAGTCAAATGCGATAGCGGTTGTCCGTTGA